The proteins below are encoded in one region of Sphingobacterium sp. R2:
- a CDS encoding FKBP-type peptidyl-prolyl cis-trans isomerase — MKKLLSPLFLGITAIAFLVISCSKSDDAPIYDAAAQFKTDSVALKNYVSQKYPDAQYNSETGIWYEILAEGTGNYQYKIVDTLNAKVFKVNPTVKYTGRLLNGSIFDQTGTDKTASFELLTNTGYNYPFESTLIPAWTFAFAPKKIGDVDLGGLTAKGLQKGAKIHIMAPSKFCYGNRAIGPIPANSPLDFVIEVVDIK, encoded by the coding sequence ATGAAAAAATTGTTATCACCATTATTTTTAGGAATTACAGCGATCGCTTTCCTTGTTATTAGCTGTTCCAAAAGTGATGATGCGCCGATTTACGATGCAGCTGCACAATTTAAAACAGACTCCGTCGCACTTAAAAATTATGTTAGCCAAAAGTATCCCGATGCCCAATACAATAGCGAGACAGGCATTTGGTATGAAATTTTAGCTGAAGGCACAGGAAATTATCAATATAAAATTGTTGACACCTTAAATGCTAAAGTCTTTAAAGTTAATCCAACTGTAAAGTATACTGGTCGCTTATTAAATGGCAGTATTTTCGACCAAACTGGAACCGATAAAACGGCTAGCTTTGAGCTCCTCACCAATACCGGTTATAATTATCCTTTCGAGAGCACGCTTATACCAGCTTGGACATTCGCATTTGCTCCTAAAAAAATAGGTGATGTAGATCTCGGTGGACTGACAGCGAAAGGGCTTCAAAAAGGTGCTAAAATTCATATCATGGCGCCTTCTAAATTCTGTTATGGAAATCGCGCGATAGGACCAATTCCTGCAAACTCACCCTTGGACTTCGTGATTGAAGTGGTAGACATAAAATAG